In Ammospiza nelsoni isolate bAmmNel1 chromosome 22, bAmmNel1.pri, whole genome shotgun sequence, a single window of DNA contains:
- the LOC132083131 gene encoding C-type natriuretic peptide prohormone-like — protein sequence MNLKLLFCPGFLLLLIVSQNQAGARSISSSQSESKLLDEDLEHPLVSEEWEHEQDELMAGDVLDQPDTELQWMQSTRDVSMGDAAAIQRFLSHLLSSPRRYQGRRKKGLPKPHRGCFGVRLDRIGSLSGLGC from the exons ATGAACCTGAAACTCCTTTTTTGCCCTGGATTCCTTCTGCTGCTCATTGTCAGTCAAAACCAGGCAGGGGCCAGATCCATTTCCAGCTCACAG aGTGAGTCCAAATTGCTGGATGAGGACCTGGAGCATCCCCTGGTGTCAGAAGAGTGGGAGCACGAGCAGGACGAGCTGATGGCAGGAGATGTCCTTGATCAGCCAGACACGGAACTGCAGTGGATGCAAAGCACCAGGGACGTTTCCATGGGTGATGCTGCTGCCATCCAGAGATTCCTCAGCCACCTCCTGAGCTCACCTCGTAGATACCAgggcagaaggaaaaaggggCTCCCCAAACCACACAGGGGCTGTTTTGGTGTCAGACTAGACAGAATTGGGTCGCTGAGTGGATTAGGATGCTGA
- the LOC132082979 gene encoding natriuretic peptides A, with translation MDTKGSFFYGFLLLLLIQLQPCRANPIYSLSPAKELASMEALLERLEDKFAMMEALESNPDPQEPKAQEEILPELTDDGDNQKAEPRLAPNTPLSYREPLLKRLRGLQMPRMMRDSGCFGRRIDRIGSLSGMGCNGYRRN, from the exons ATGGACACTAAAGGCTCATTTTTCTATGGCTtcctcttgctgctgctcatccagctccagccctgcagagccaacCCCATCTACAGTCTCAGCCCTGCCAAAGAACTGGCCAGCATGGAG GCCCTGCTGGAAAGACTGGAGGACAAGTTTGCCATGATGGAAGCCCTGGAGTCCAATCCTGACCCGCAGGAACCCAAAGCCCAGGAGGAGATCCTGCCGGAACTCACCGATGACGGCGACAACCAGAAGGCTGAACCCAGGCTGGCACCCAACACCCCCCTGTCCTACAGGGAGCCCCTCCTCAAGAGACTGAGGGGGCTGCAGATGCCCAGGATGATGAGGGATTCTGGCTGTTTTGGGAGGAGGATTGACAGGATCGGCTCCCTCAGTGGGATGGGCTGCAATG GCTACCGGAGGAATTAG